A stretch of Episyrphus balteatus chromosome 2, idEpiBalt1.1, whole genome shotgun sequence DNA encodes these proteins:
- the LOC129909869 gene encoding dimethyladenosine transferase 2, mitochondrial isoform X1, with product MFKSNLTRFINRQSKRFIQNSTNENPLKSEDLLSELLPARIHKKRQRTPEAFYLANQKGADKIATALKPHISPQDTLLEFNPGYGLMTQKFVDWKIFKNIILVEQTKLNNKLIQEICQQNNQKYSLKKGDFINLWKIVFQDKIDDGTRVANLFEDVPRKSFSDDTNMVIFGAVGSYIFFKHLINSIVFQNSLFSYGRSELYLVMPPAIYVHLTCSNEIGYMIYRSSTMLFQMMFEHRFITTLPREYFLPQQAEYKSKKSSKLNKVNSINPDVLYLVKIVPRKNFYDLCAPEDVQALWYFVKQNCVSRRNRILPNLEKYVPGCGPRLILQSSDSPPPKDLYPSDHSTFLPKYSTNCVEMSNKCYFPNMNIHTEFGDLSPSQMLTLFTQFRSWPEYKDSSFLASLENSLLKLESSVDENIDVLEVPEEDDANVVN from the coding sequence atgtttaaaagtaatttaaccCGTTTTATAAATCGACAATCTAAAAGATTTATACAAAACAGCACAAACGAAAACCCACTAAAAAGTGAAGACCTACTATCTGAATTATTACCCGCGAGAATCCACAAAAAACGCCAACGAACTCCTGAAGCATTTTATTTGGCCAACCAAAAAGGAGCCGACAAAATAGCCACAGCTCTTAAACCTCACATTTCTCCACAAGATACACTTCTTGAATTCAATCCTGGCTATGGTCTGATGACACAAAAATTTGTCGattggaaaatatttaaaaatataattctggTCGAACAAACCaaattgaataataaattaattcaagAAATCTGCCAACAAAACAATCAGAAATACTCGCTGAAAAAAGGAGATTTTATAAATCTTtggaaaatagtttttcaagatAAAATTGATGATGGCACACGTGTTGCTAATCTCTTTGAAGATGTACCAAGAAAATCATTTTCCGATGACACAAATATGGTTATCTTTGGAGCTGTTGGttcgtatatattttttaagcatTTGATTAATTCAATTGTCTTTCAAAATAGTCTGTTTTCCTATGGTCGAAGTGAACTTTATTTGGTAATGCCACCTGCAATTTATGTTCACTTAACTTGCAGTAATGAAATAGGTTATATGATTTATAGATCGTCAACAATGCTTTTTCAAATGATGTTCGAACATCGTTTCATTACGACATTACCAAGAGAGTATTTCTTGCCCCAACAAGCTGAATACAAATCGAAAAAGAGTAGTAAACTTAACAAAGTCAATTCAATCAATCCGGATGTATTGTATTTGGTTAAGATAGTTCCAAGGAAGAACTTTTACGATTTATGTGCTCCAGAAGATGTTCAAGCACTTTGgtattttgttaaacaaaattgtgtTAGTCGTCGAAATAGAATTTTACCAAACTTGGAGAAATATGTTCCTGGTTGTGGGCCAAGGTTAATACTGCAATCATCGGATTCTCCACCTCCGAAAGACTTATATCCAAGTGATCATTCTACATTTTTACCAAAATACTCAACAAATTGTGTTGAGATGAGcaataaatgttattttccaAATATGAATATTCATACGGAATTTGGAGATTTAAGTCCAAGTCAAATGCTAACTTTGTTTACGCAATTTCGAAGTTGGCCTGAATATAAAGATAGCTCATTTTTGGCATCGTTGGAAAATAGTTTGTTGAAATTGGAATCATCAGTGGATGAAAATATTGATGTGTTGGAAGTTCCTGAAGAGGATGATGCTAATGTTGTAAATTAG
- the LOC129910342 gene encoding mediator of RNA polymerase II transcription subunit 10, which translates to MTAPLENLETQLEMFIENVRQIRIIVSDFQPQGQNVLNQKIQSLVTGLQEIDKLKNQVQDVMVPFEVFDYIDQDRNPQLYTKDCVEKALAKNEEVKGKIDAYRKFKSNILLELSKTFPNELNMYRAIRPDS; encoded by the exons atGACTGCACCATTAGAAAATCTTGAAACTCAACTCGAAATGTTTATTGAAAACGTTCGTCAAATACGCATTATTGTAAGTGATTTCCAGCCACAAGGTCAGAATGTCCTAAACcaaaaaat TCAAAGCTTAGTTACTGGATTACAAGAAATTGACAAACTTAAGAATCAAGTCCAAGATGTTATGGTTCCATTTGAGGTATTCGATTACATTGACCAGGATCGCAATCCACAATTGTATACAAAAGATTGTGTGGAGAAAGCCTTGGCAAAGAACGAAGAAGTCAAAGGAAAAATTGATGCATACAGAAAGTTCAAGTCGAATATACTTTTGGAGTTAAGCAAAACATTTCCAAATGAGCTTAATATGTATCGGGCAATAAGACCAGACTCATGA
- the LOC129909869 gene encoding dimethyladenosine transferase 2, mitochondrial isoform X2, whose protein sequence is MLFQMMFEHRFITTLPREYFLPQQAEYKSKKSSKLNKVNSINPDVLYLVKIVPRKNFYDLCAPEDVQALWYFVKQNCVSRRNRILPNLEKYVPGCGPRLILQSSDSPPPKDLYPSDHSTFLPKYSTNCVEMSNKCYFPNMNIHTEFGDLSPSQMLTLFTQFRSWPEYKDSSFLASLENSLLKLESSVDENIDVLEVPEEDDANVVN, encoded by the coding sequence ATGCTTTTTCAAATGATGTTCGAACATCGTTTCATTACGACATTACCAAGAGAGTATTTCTTGCCCCAACAAGCTGAATACAAATCGAAAAAGAGTAGTAAACTTAACAAAGTCAATTCAATCAATCCGGATGTATTGTATTTGGTTAAGATAGTTCCAAGGAAGAACTTTTACGATTTATGTGCTCCAGAAGATGTTCAAGCACTTTGgtattttgttaaacaaaattgtgtTAGTCGTCGAAATAGAATTTTACCAAACTTGGAGAAATATGTTCCTGGTTGTGGGCCAAGGTTAATACTGCAATCATCGGATTCTCCACCTCCGAAAGACTTATATCCAAGTGATCATTCTACATTTTTACCAAAATACTCAACAAATTGTGTTGAGATGAGcaataaatgttattttccaAATATGAATATTCATACGGAATTTGGAGATTTAAGTCCAAGTCAAATGCTAACTTTGTTTACGCAATTTCGAAGTTGGCCTGAATATAAAGATAGCTCATTTTTGGCATCGTTGGAAAATAGTTTGTTGAAATTGGAATCATCAGTGGATGAAAATATTGATGTGTTGGAAGTTCCTGAAGAGGATGATGCTAATGTTGTAAATTAG
- the LOC129908319 gene encoding bromodomain-containing protein 4-like, protein MIYLSTQRATVYPGKIYINSNREMKYSTMDFDNESTFEEFTDTISNLELEKEKDLPALTCVDLFPDPPHLAAAEPQVKPEEDGSLADEDEFPGFRSAELKPEESQNENTSDSIKPPSESQDEKSSPLESIVEQRTEDQLKSPAISTISIASAPVSPAAYFSSAESVASTGSFSKKSKKRYCRQCDQYFRKTRELHEHLKQHVSMPEIRLERLSDDHEKVKEYLSSLSSKENSNNGGLKLKLKLLSSQNFEVVPSPKATKPAQGEEARIRVLKASDIKCKTELNENAPQDPYHQTMSPKLPNSFLTPENKYFECPTFDGLDGFAEDMNNTNEATDDLLKKLLENNKEQQPFPREGEWPSGANEFISIDSLAPRCNVCNVNFSHPKYLFEHKQLTGHDYPNRMAENHPHPNSHPDYRHHPQSNYMHGMPPHPGQNMAPLYQLAQMRGNFHNYGPRMNVRQVMHHHPQPSPPPGFHPSQGMMTRTPPPLYRVNGNPANYPPAHFIEKRPELYGPGSSQGHGAPGGPQQHHPQHQQQHHPQHPQQHHPQHHPQRQQQHPQQHPQQHPQQHPQQHPQQHPQQHPQQHPQQHPQQHPQQHPQQHPQQHPQQHPQQHQQQHPQQHSQQHPQQHPQQHSQQHPQQHSQQHPQQHPSQQQHDPDMMRQPIFLKSRLQKAIRGRAQGPSNECRTSPGILTEQTAIRPRFLGPTPPMPGQMQFQRAPGPTPPRHQGEPPVKRIKLEGPHFSSSSSSSPNGISSPGISNSPGLPVIQSVHSGVSNFPPLSEKPKSSLNSDSVSPSSKGPTKNPKDVANILATRGITVTHKGKTSIVPTASKGANSATAAQEAVQKLQANNSVSIISKKKPIEINVTKVPASGPDGSGNRIPAKFLSCPVITCKEKFLTIEGVNRHAFRWHGIPMPNVDRNQKRTVRCRECNQLCATPESLQEHIRREHEPSVNEIGIPIVDLRNDEVKRKLAGLGIFNYVPLTAAGASTSSLAFPVVSVQGASNPSICNLLGLGASSVLSLGPIKSIAIRKTNNNDKK, encoded by the exons tatTCCACAATGGATTTTGATAATGAATCAACTTTTGAGGAATTTACGGATACCATTAGTAACTTGGAATTAGAGAAAGAAAAAG ACTTGCCAGCCCTTACTTGCGTCGATCTATTCCCAGATCCACCACATTTGGCAGCTGCAGAACCACAAGTTAAGCCAGAAGAAGACGGAAGTTTAGCTGACGAGGATGAATTTCCAGGTTTTAGATCAGCTGAACTTAAACCGGAAGAGAGCCAAAATGAAAACACAAGTGATAGCATAAAACCACCATCTGAATCACAAGACGAAAAGTCATCGCCATTAGAATCAATCGTCGAACAACGCACAGAAGATCAATTAAAAAGCCCCGCTATCAGCACTATCAGCATTGCAAGTGCACCAGTTTCACCGGCTGCATACTTCTCATCGGCTGAAAGTGTTGCCTCAACTGgatcgttttcgaaaaaatccaaaaaacgtTACTGCCGTCAATgtgatcaatattttcgaaaaactcGTGAACTTCACGAACATCTTAAACAGCATGTTTCTATGCCAGAGATTCGTTTAGAAAGACTAAGTGATGATCATGAAAAAGTCAAAGAATATTTAAGCTCATTAAGTTCAAAAgaaaactcaaataatggcggtctcaaattgaaattgaaattgctgAGTtcgcaaaattttgaagttgttCCATCACCGAAAGCTACGAAACCTGCTCAAGGAGAAGAAGCCCGTATTCGAGTTTTGAAAGCTTCAGATATTAAGTGTAAGACGGAATTGAATGAAAACGCTCCACAAGATCCCTACCATCAGACTATGAGTCCGAAATTGCCAAATTCATTTCTTACTccagaaaataaatatttcgagTGTCCCACATTCGATGGGCTTGATGGTTTTGCTGAAGACATGAACAATACCAACGAAGCTACTGATgatttgttgaaaaaactactagaaaataATAAGGAACAACAGCCATTTCCTAGAGAAGGAGAATGGCCATCCGGTGCCAATGAGTTTATATCTATAGACAGCCTAGCGCCGCGATGCAATGTTTGTAATGTGAATTTCTCTCATCCAAAATATCTGTTTGAGCACAAACAGCTCACCGGTCATGACTATCCTAATAGAATGGCCGAAAATCATCCACATCCAAATTCACATCCGGACTATAGACACCATCCGCAGAGCAATTATATGCATGGAATGCCGCCACATCCTGGTCAAAATATGGCTCCTCTGTATCAACTCGCTCAGATGCGAGGTAACTTCCACAATTACGGACCGCGAATGAATGTGAGGCAAGTTATGCATCATCATCCGCAGCCGTCTCCGCCACCAGGATTTCATCCTTCCCAAGGTATGATGACGCGCACCCCACCACCCCTTTATCGAGTCAATGGAAACCCTGCTAATTATCCACCAGctcattttattgaaaaacgaCCTGAGCTATACGGCCCCGGTTCTAGCCAGGGTCATGGTGCGCCCGGTGGACCACAACAGCATCATCCacaacatcaacaacagcaTCATCCACAACATCCACAACAGCATCATCCACAGCATCATCCACAGCGTCAACAACAGCACCCACAGCAACATCCACAACAGCATCCACAACAGCATCCACAACAGCATCCACAACAGCATCCACAACAGCATCCACAACAGCATCCACAACAGCATCCACAGCAGCATCCACAGCAGCATCCACAACAGCATCCACAACAGCATCCACAGCAGCATCCACAGCAGCATCAACAACAGCATCCACAACAGCATTCACAACAGCATCCACAACAGCATCCACAACAGCATTCACAACAGCATCCCCAACAGCATTCACAACAGCATCCACAACAGCATCCATCACAACAACAACATGATCCTGATATGATGCGCCAGCCTATTTTTTTGAAGTCTCGGCTGCAGAAAGCTATTCGAGGACGAGCACAAGGCCCATCAAATGAATGTCGTACATCACCGGGGATTCTTACGGAACAAACAGCCATAAGACCAAGATTCCTGGGTCCAACACCTCCAATGCCTGGTCAGATGCAATTTCAAAGAGCTCCGGGTCCAACCCCACCGCGGCATCAGGGAGAGCCCCCAGTTAAACGTATTAAACTCGAAGGGCCCCACTTCTCATCTTCGTCTTCCTCGTCTCCAAATGGTATATCCTCTCCTGGAATCAGTAATTCACCTGGACTGCCGGTTATTCAGAGCGTTCATAGTGGTGTTAGCAACTTCCCACCATTAAGCGAAAAACCCAAGTCATCATTAAACAGCGATTCCGTAAGTCCGTCTTCCAAAGGCCCCACTAAAAACCCAAAAGACGTTGCCAATATACTAGCTACCAGAGGAATAACAGTTACACATAAAGGAAAGACATCGATCGTTCCAACGGCAAGCAAAGGTGCAAATTCAGCAACAGCTGCACAAGAAGCTGTACAAAAGCTTCAAGCTAACAATTCAGTTAGTATAATTTCTAAAAAGAAACCCATCGAAATTAATGTAACAAAGGTGCCTGCATCTGGTCCTGATGGTAGTGGCAATCGGATCCCGGCCAAATTTCTCTCCTGCCCTGTTATCACGTGTAAGGAAAAGTTCCTCACTATTGAAGGTGTTAATCGTCACGCTTTTCGGTGGCATGGGATTCCAATGCCAAATGTAGATCGGAATCAAAAGCGCACTGTGCGATGCCGGGAATGCAATCAGCTATGTGCTACACCCGAAAGTCTACAAGAACATATTCGGCGTGAACATGAGCCAAGtgttaatgaaattggtatacCTATTGTGGATTTGCGTAATGATGAAGTAAAAAGAAAACTAGCAGGATTGGGCATTTTCAATTATGTACCGCTAACTGCGGCTGGAGCTAGTACAAGTTCACTGGCATTCCCAGTGGTTTCAGTACAGGGAGCATCGAATCCAAGTATTTGTAATCTTTTAGGCTTAGGTGCTAGTTCAGTGCTTTCGTTAGGACCTATTAAGTCGATTGCGATACGAAAGACAAATAATAATGACAAAAAGTGA
- the LOC129912316 gene encoding mitochondrial cardiolipin hydrolase, translating to MNNQYIKYALYGLSTVIATELVYNYFRRWMKRCAEIRASRTESEIADVIWINEHTQDCAVKSEKNSPKFFHNGNKCKNMFCYPRNIRKIIKFIDNAKYSIDLSMYIFTSNELALAFHRAIKRGLQIRIVSDQEMCFSSGSRITELTKCGIPVRFPNATNMLMHHKFCILDGPGRSRALSKMQKKPFENSQGILFTGSLNWTHQGFNANFENMLITSNSKLVEKFEEEFERMWLSFNGQDLNS from the exons atgaATAATCAATATATAAAATACGCTCTCTACGGTCTATCAACGGTCATAGCAACCGAACTTGTTTATAACTACTTCCGCCGGTGGATGAAACGCTGCGCTGAAATACGTGCATCCCGAACCGAATCGGAAATTGCCGATGTTATATGGATAAATGAGCATACCCAAGATTGTGCTGTTAAAAGCGAAAAGAATTCACCAAAATTCTTTCACAATGGCaacaaatgcaaaaatatgttCTGCTATCCTCGAAATATtcgaaaaatcattaaattcatTGACAACGCGAAGTATTCCATCGATCTTTCCATGTATATATTTACGTCGAATGAATTGGCTCTGGCATTTCATCGGGCTATAAAACGAGGTCTACAAATTCGTATTGTAAGTGATCAGGAGATGTGTTTCTCCTCCGGGTCACGAATTACAGAATTAACAAAGTGCG GTATTCCCGTTCGTTTTCCTAACGCAACAAATATGCTAATGCATCATAAGTTTTGCATATTAGACGGTCCGGGTCGGTCGCgtgcattatcgaaaatgcaaaaaaagccATTCGAAAATTCACAGGGAATCCTCTTCACTGGCTCGCTAAACTGGACTCATCAg ggATTTAAtgccaattttgaaaatatgttaATCACTTCGAATTCAAAAttagttgaaaaatttgaaGAAGAATTTGAACGAATGTGGTTATCATTCAATGGGCAAGATCTCAATTCATAA